One genomic region from Diabrotica undecimpunctata isolate CICGRU chromosome 9, icDiaUnde3, whole genome shotgun sequence encodes:
- the LOC140451254 gene encoding KRAB-A domain-containing protein 2-like → MMKELKTKYKNITVEFVKVYLNLCVPCQNLQNEYSRKKELVVKPILSSAFNSRCQVDLIDMQSQADGDYKFIMVYQDHLTKFVQLRALKTKRAEEEVFTIFGAPHILQSDNGR, encoded by the coding sequence ATGATGAAAGAACTTAAGACGAAATATAAGAACATCACTGTGGAGTTTGTCAAGGTTTACTTAAATCTTTGTGTACCGtgtcaaaatctacaaaatgagtATTCCAGAAAAAAAGAACTCGTTGTAAAGCCAATTTTAAGTAGTGCATTTAATTCGAGATGTCAAGTAGATCTTATTGACATGCAGTCACAAGCGGATGGTGACTATAAATTTATTATGGTCTACCAAGACCATCTTACCAAATTTGTCCAACTCAGAGCATTAAAAACCAAGCGTGCCGAAGAAGAAGTGTTTACCATATTTGGAGCTCCacacattttacaaagcgataatGGTCGATAA